The Spinacia oleracea cultivar Varoflay chromosome 2, BTI_SOV_V1, whole genome shotgun sequence DNA segment TAAGCATCCTTGAGAACCTTAATTCTCTTTGTTCCTCCAAAGTGTGTTCTTCCCTAAAAGTTCAAACCCTTGATTAAGATCTAAACTATCAATACTCAAGGCGGATCTGCACGTGTCGGTGGACTTAGTAGAGGCACTACGATTGGAGTTCTCGTTCGTGTTCGTGTTCGTAGACTAATTCGGGAGTACACGCTATAAAAGTATGTATTGCTTAAATTATACTTTATACATGGATCCTGGATTCGAGATTATTCCACTATTATGTTAATTTGAATCACATCACTTTTATTTTTCATAGTTTGAGTTTTTGCATTTCAGAAGGGGGTGGAAGCACAGCTTGTTTCTATACTCCCATCTAATTTCATGTAAAATATTTACACATTTATTATttgaaatattattattattattattattattattattgaaactTATCCGAACTTATTAGAATTTAtccgaacttatctgaacttattgaaatatatttaaacttattaaatctaaaACTTTTGTTTAGTTGAACAGAACGCCCCTAGTTCCAAAAACCGTTACTCGATATGTATTAGGAAATATTTCCTCGATTTCAAATTTAGTAATGGCAGATTGGTAGTAGTACACTAGTAGAGTTGTATTAGCATTTTTGAAAAATGCAAAGTGTTCACGCTTCAATTTTTTTCATCCCTCCATTATAGGCGTCTAGTATTAAAtacaagtattttttttaaaaaaagttccAATCATCCGACCCTAAATTGGCATGGATAGCCCTATAAAAAAGGCTCAAACTCCCCCATTCCCCACAACTCCATTGTTTCGCACACCACAACCCCCCTCTCTCTTTCTATCTCCTCTTTTCTTTCCCAAAACACCATATTCTCTCTCACTCGGACGAAAACCGCTTcttcaattttctctctcctcaaacaaaattcaaaatcaatggaGTCCTCTTCCTCCTCCTACCATGAAATAGACTCCATCAAAATGGAGAAACAGAAAGCGATGCGACGCTTTAGAACTTTCAAGAAGATCGCTAACATTGTTCGAACTCTTGAAATCGTCGTCGCAGTTACGGTCATCTCGTACTCTATCTCCTTCACAACTTCGCATTTACCGGCCGCGGTTAAAGTCGCCGGCGGTTTTTTTCGGCGGCTTTCCTCTCTCCTTTTCAGTCCTCACTTCGTCTTCCTTGTTGGTAACGTCATCATTATCACTCTCTTCGCTAAATCCTCCGCCGACAAAACCTCCTCCGATAATGTCGGAGATGAAATTTCTTCCGAAAAATTCGCTGAGATTGCTACAGACGGAATCTCCGGCGAGAAAATTTCGTCGGCTGATGTCGGTGACGAAATCACTACCGAGGCAGAGAATATCGTTTGCGAGTCTCCGGCGGTGGTGGAGaagagtgaggagagagaatccgAGGAGAAGGTTTACAGGAGGACGAAATCGACG contains these protein-coding regions:
- the LOC110792267 gene encoding uncharacterized protein codes for the protein MESSSSSYHEIDSIKMEKQKAMRRFRTFKKIANIVRTLEIVVAVTVISYSISFTTSHLPAAVKVAGGFFRRLSSLLFSPHFVFLVGNVIIITLFAKSSADKTSSDNVGDEISSEKFAEIATDGISGEKISSADVGDEITTEAENIVCESPAVVEKSEERESEEKVYRRTKSTSEMVVMKEEKKELRRSETAVRRKIEKSPLNNRKFEVDELSNDEFNRKIEAFIEKQQRFLREEKLAVVLSN